The nucleotide sequence CAAAGCTCTGTGGTCGTGGGCAACTTTGGCTACGCGTTTGACGTCGTTGATTATGCCTGTGACGTTGGAGACTTGGCTTAGGCAGGCAAGCTTGGTTTTACTTGAAAACTTGGATTCAAAATCCTCGTAGTCCAAGGTGCCGTCGCTGTGAACCTGCGCGTACTTGATGGTGAAACCTTTGAGTTTGGAGATGAGCTCCCAAGGAACGATGTTGCTGTGATGCTCTAGCAAAGAAAGTAGGACTTCATCGCCTTCTTTGAGGTTGGGTAGCCCCCAAGAATACGCGGCTAGGTTTATGGCTTCGGTGGTTCCGCGGGTGAATATGATTTCGGCGGGTTGTTTGGCGTTTATGAATTTGGCGGTAGCTTCGCGAGCGCCCTCGTGCAGGTCGGTTGCTTCTATGGAGAGCGTGTGGACGGCGCGGTGAACGTTGCCGTTGTGGTTTGCGTAGAAATCGGCGATGGCATCTATGACGGCTTGGGGTTTTTGGGTTGTGGCGGCGTTATCAAAATAGATGAGTCTGTGGTTGTTGGCGGTGCGGTTTAAGATAGGGAAATCGTCGCGTATTTTGGGGACGTCAAGGATTATTTTTCTTCCTCCGTCTTGAGGCGTTTGGAGAGGGTTTTGGCTAGTTCTTCCTCTTCTAGGGCTTGCTTTTCCTCAAACGAGTGCTCTTCGGGTAGCCAGTTGGGTTTTTCGCCTTTCTTTTCGTAGTACGTGCGTATGGCACGTTTTAGGGCACCAACGGCTAGAACGCCGCAGTGGAATTTGATGCTGGGCAAGCCGCCAACTTCCTCGGTGACTTTTTTCCAGGTAATGTCTGTCCAAGCAGCTTGCAAGCTTAAGCCTTTGACGAGTTCAGTGACGATGCTTGAGGTGGCGATGTTCGCAGCGCAGCCGTAGCTCTCAAAAGAAGCCTTCTCAATCACGTCTTTCTCGGTAATTTTTAGGTAAAACGTCACCATATCTCCACATGAGGGGTTACCCGCTACGGCAGTAACGGTGGCGTCCTCCATTTTTCCTAGGTTTTTGGGGTTTCTAAACAAATCCAGAACTTTGGGGTTATAGGGTAGGGGGGTTCGCGACATGTTTTAATCAACTCCTGTTGAGCCTACTATGCCTCGTATGCGCTCCACTGAACTAGGAAGCACATCCAACACATAAGCAATATCATCTTTGGTGTGGTAGCGCGTGGGTTTCATGAGAACGCTGCCGTGGGCTTCGCTGTATTTTCTGCCAATGGCAACTAAGACGTGGCTGGGCTGAAGAAGTCGTCGGCTACACGCGCTGCCGCTGGAAACATACACGCCCTTCAAACTCAACTCAATAGTTAGGGCTTCACCTTCAGCACGCAAAAAACTAATGTTAACGTTATCAGGAGCCCGCTTATCACCCTTAGGACCATTAAAGCGCACATCCGACATCTTGCCCAAGATACCCTCAGCTAACTGGTTGCTCAACGCGCGCAGATGCTTTGTGGTTGCTTCAAAATCGGCAAAGGCCAGCTCGGAAGCTTTTGCAAACCCAGCTATGAGCGGCGTGTTTTCTATGCCTGGCCAGAGTTTTTGGGTACCCAGTTGACCTTCGATGATTTTTTCTGCATTCACGCCTTCACGTATGTAAAGTGCGCCGACTCCGCGAGGACCTTGGATTTTGTAGCTACTCAAAGTCGCCATGTCCACTTTGAGGTCTTGGACGTTGAAGGGAATTTTCCCGTAAGCGTCGCAGGCGTCAGTGTGGAAGAGCGCCTGTGGGTTTTTGTCTTTGACGATATCAACAGCTTCTTTGAGGGGCTGCACGGTGCCGATTTCGTTGTTAACGGCGGCTATGCTCACCAACGCGGTCTCTTTGTCAACGACACCCTTGAGTTGTTCTAAGTCTATGAAGCCTTCAGAGTCCACCTTGACCTTAGTGGTTGTGTAACCGTACTTTTTCATCAAATCCACGGCGACGTTCAT is from Candidatus Bathyarchaeota archaeon and encodes:
- a CDS encoding iron-sulfur cluster assembly scaffold protein, whose translation is MSRTPLPYNPKVLDLFRNPKNLGKMEDATVTAVAGNPSCGDMVTFYLKITEKDVIEKASFESYGCAANIATSSIVTELVKGLSLQAAWTDITWKKVTEEVGGLPSIKFHCGVLAVGALKRAIRTYYEKKGEKPNWLPEEHSFEEKQALEEEELAKTLSKRLKTEEEK
- a CDS encoding cysteine desulfurase, with product MVENVRELLKLHEGIKHEVYLDNENSSTVPKEVLDEMLPYFSEKAYGNPTLTHKPGWEAFTAIMESSKKISECVGAKILEEINFTPGETEANNLALMGCAFAAPKTGKKIVISEIEPINVMNVAVDLMKKYGYTTTKVKVDSEGFIDLEQLKGVVDKETALVSIAAVNNEIGTVQPLKEAVDIVKDKNPQALFHTDACDAYGKIPFNVQDLKVDMATLSSYKIQGPRGVGALYIREGVNAEKIIEGQLGTQKLWPGIENTPLIAGFAKASELAFADFEATTKHLRALSNQLAEGILGKMSDVRFNGPKGDKRAPDNVNISFLRAEGEALTIELSLKGVYVSSGSACSRRLLQPSHVLVAIGRKYSEAHGSVLMKPTRYHTKDDIAYVLDVLPSSVERIRGIVGSTGVD